The nucleotide window CCCAGGCCCTGACGCTGCGCCAGAATGAGGTCAACCTGGAAAAGGAATACTTCGACAAGTTCCAGAAGGTGCTGACCATCCGCCAGGTGGGCAAGCTCTTCATTGCCGAGCGCGACTTCACCAAGGAAGTTCTTAAACGCGTGGCCGACCGGCGCGGGGGCGGGGCTCCCGGTGGGGGGGCGTATGCTGGTCCGCCGGAAGAAAAATAGCTTTTCCGCACTCCTTATTGCATCAGACAGGCTGCTTCGGCAGCCTGTTTTGGTTTTCGGCTGTTTGGTAGCCAGACCTTCCTGGACCGCTCGGACGGGTGCAGGCAACAAGCCTCTACTATCTTTGCAGGCCCAATACCTCCTTGCTATGCTTACTCCGCGCCAGCTGTTTTTGCGCCACCAGGCCCAAACATCCGACTTTCCCTTGTTGCTTGAAATCGAGCGGGCTGAGGGGGTGTACATGTACGATACCAGTGGCCGCCGCATCCTGGATTTGATTTCGGGCATTGGGGTGAGCAACGTGGGCCACCGCCACCCGCGCGTCATTCAGGCCATTCAAAACCAGCTCGATAAGTATCTGCACCTGATGGTGTACGGCGAACTGGTGCAGGCTCCACCGGCCGAGCTGGCCTACGCCCTGCACCAGACGTTGCCCGAGTATCTGGACAGCGTGTATTTCACCAATTCCGGGGCCGAGGCCATTGAGGGAGCCCTGAAGCTGGCTAAGCGCCATACCGGTCGTACTGAGCTGATTTCCTGCCACAATGCCTACCACGGCTCCACTCACGGGGCGCTGTCCATCACCGGCTCCGAGGGCTTCAAGAACAGCTACCGGCCCCTGCTGCCCGACGTGCGCCACATCCACTTCAACGAGCTAGCCGACCTGGAACTGATTACCGAGCGCACGGCCGCCGTGGTCGTCGAAACGGTGCAGGGCGAAGCCGGCGTGCGGGTGCCGCTGCCCGGGTATCTGCCCGCGCTGCGGGAGCGGTGCCGGCAGGTAGGCGCTTTGCTCATTCTTGACGAAATTCAGTGCGGCTTCGGGCGCACCGGTTCGTTCTGGGCCTTCGAGCAGTTCGGCGTGCAGCCCGATATTCTGGTGTGCGCCAAGGGCATGGGCGGCGGCATGCCCATCGGGGCCTTTATTTCGTCTACGGAAATCATGGCCGGCTTCAAGACCAACCCGATTCTGGGCCACTGCACCACATTTGGCGGCCACCCGGTGTCGTGCGCCGCTTCGCTAGCTACGCTGCGCGTGATTCAGGAGGAAAACCTGCTGGCGGGCGTGCACGAAAAAGCCGCCCTGTTTCGGCGGCTTCTGCAGCATCCGGCCATCCGGCAGGTGCGGGGTCACGGCCTGTTGATGGCCGTGGAATTCGACTCCTTCGCCGTGCTCAAACCCATTATCGACCATGCCCTAGCGCACGAAGGAATTCTGACCGACTGGTTTCTGTTCTGCGACAACTCCCTGCGCATTGCCCCGCCTCTCACCATTTCGGAAGCCGAAATCGAGGAAGGCTGCGCGGCCCTGCTGCGGGCTATAGAAGCTGTGGTTTAGAGCATAGAGGTAAGACCTCAGAACTCAGAATGTTCTTTTATCGAAAAGTCTAAGTTCTGAGCTCTAAGATCTAAGGTCTAAACCTCCTACAGGCCGCTGCCTTTGGGATGGGTGCCGTTGTAGTTGAGGAAGGACTCCGACTCAGTTTTGATTTGCTCCCGGGGCAGGCCGTCCTTCACGCCGATAGAGATTTTGCGCACTAGCACGCCCACAATGGCTTTGCGGAAGCCCAGCTTTTCGGCCATGCCAATACAGAAGTCCATTTCGTGGTCGTCCACGATGCCGTCGGCCAGCATCATGTCCACCAGGTCAAAAATCTGGTCGAACCGCTCCGAGTCGTTGTCGGGCAGCACCAGGTTCACCGACCCCGAGTTAGCTACGATGGAACGCACGTCATCGGCCCGCATGCCGTTTTTCTTTCCCACCGCCACGATGAAGCTCATTTCCCGCTCATCAATGTGGCCGTCGGCCTTCGCCAGCGCCGCCAGATTCATGAGGTGACTCTTCACTTTCTTGGTTTGCTCGTTTTCAAAAAAGCCAAACATATACGGCGTTGCTTAAGTAACGGTGAAGGAAAAGAACTGGCCGACGAGGCCGCTCAAATACGGCAGCGGGGCGGTTAAGATACTCGGCAAGGGGCTTTCTTGCAATACGCAGCTTCAAAAAAAACAGCCAAACCGGCGTTATAATCTGCGCTGTTTTTTGCCTTTCCTTTCGCCAAAGGCTTTGTTTTCAATTTGGATTTATCACCTTTGCCCCGCCCGCACTGGGCAGTTCCGATTACCTGAATTATGATGAAACGTATTGCAGTTTTCACCAGCGGCGGCGACTCGCCGGGTATGAACGCCTGCATCCGGGCCGTGGTGCGCACGGCCGTGTATCACGGCATTGAGGTCTATGGCATCATGCGTGGCTACAGCGGCATGATCAAAGGCGAATTCGTTAAGCTCGACTCGGCTTCCGTGGCCAACACCGTGCAGAAGGGCGGCACCATCCTTAAATCGGCCCGCAGCCAGAAATTTATGACCAAGGAAGGCCGGCAGCAGGCCTTCGACCAGTTGGTCAACAACGGCATCGACGGCCTGGTAGCCATCGGCGGCAACGGCACGTTTACCGGCGCCACCATCTTCGAGCAGGAGTTCGGCATCCCGACCGTAGGCGCCCCCGGCACCATCGACAACGACCTCTACGGTACCGACTACACCATCGGCTACGACACGGCGGTGAATACGGCGCTGGAAGCCATTGATAAAATCCGCGACACGGCCGACTCCCACGACCGCTGCTTCTTTATCGAAGTAATGGGCCGCGACTCGGGCTATATTGCCATTCCCTGCGCCATCGGGGCGGGGCCGAAATCGTGATGATTCCCGAAACGCAGATGTCGACGGAGGCGGTGATTGAAACCCTGCAGGCGGGCTGGAAACGCTCTAAAACGTCCTTTATCGTGGTGGTAGCCGAAGGCGATGAGGAAGGCAACTCCCACGCCGTGGCCAAGCAAGTAAAGGAAGCTATTCCAGAACTCGACACCCGCGTAACGATTATCGGGCACGTGCAGCGCGGGGGCTCCCCCACCGCCGCCGACCGCCTGCTGGGCTCCCAAATCGGCATTGCCGCCGTGGAAGGCCTGATGAACGGCATGCGCAACGTGATGGCCGGCATCGTGGACCGCAAGCTCGTCTACACCCCCTTCTCTGACACGATTCACAAGAAAAAGCTCATCAACCAGACCTTCATGCGCATGGTCGAGATTCTCTCGGTATAAGCGGCGAACTAATAAGGTGAACTAGTGAAGTGGTGAGATGGTGAGTTTTTCGTTCTTACCGCTCTAACGCTGGTTTCCGTGTCATTGCGAGCAACGCGAAGCAATCCGTCCTCTACCGAATACGACTCGTTCTTTTACCAGAAAGCCCTTTACTACCGCGGTAGTAAAGGGCTTTTCATTTTGGAAAACGCCATACCTTTCAGAGGACGGATTGCTTCGTCGTGCCTCCTCGCAATGACACGCGCCGTTGACGCCGCTAGAACGACAACTCACCATTTCACAATTTCACCACTTCACCTCCCCAGGGTGCACCCACTGGTACTGCGGGTCGCGGCGGAGCCAGGTGAGCTGGCGCTTGGCATAGTGGCGGGTGTTGCGCTTGAGCAGGCGCACGGCTTCGGGCCAGTCGTAGAGGCCGTCGAGGAAGTCGAAAATTTCCTGGTAGCCCACGGTTTGCAGGGCGTTGTGGTGGCGGTACGGCAGCAACGCGGTGGCCTCGGCCAAAAGACCGGCTTCCAGCATGTGGTCTACCCGCTGGTCGATGCGCTGGTAGAGTTCTTCCCGGTCCCGGCTGAGGGCAATTTTGATTGTTTGGAACGACCGCTCCTTCGCAACTTTCGGGGTGTGGAAGCTGGAAAACGGCTGCCCGGTGCTGCGCGTCACTTCCAGGGCCCGCACCACGCGCTGGTGGTTTTGCCGGTCGATGCGGGCGTAGGTGACGGGGTCGAGGCGCTCCAGCTCGGCCACCAGCGGGGCCAGACCGTGCTCGGCCAGCTCCTGCTGCAGGGCGGCGCGCACCGTGAGGTCGGCCAGGGGCATTTCGTCCAAGCCTTCGGTAACGGCTTGCAGGTAGAGTCCCGAGCCCCCGGTCAGAATCACGACTTGATGCTGCTGAAACAGCTGGTCGAGCAAGCCCAGGCAGTCGACTTCAAAGCGGCCGGCATTATACTCCTC belongs to Hymenobacter cellulosilyticus and includes:
- a CDS encoding aspartate aminotransferase family protein, yielding MLTPRQLFLRHQAQTSDFPLLLEIERAEGVYMYDTSGRRILDLISGIGVSNVGHRHPRVIQAIQNQLDKYLHLMVYGELVQAPPAELAYALHQTLPEYLDSVYFTNSGAEAIEGALKLAKRHTGRTELISCHNAYHGSTHGALSITGSEGFKNSYRPLLPDVRHIHFNELADLELITERTAAVVVETVQGEAGVRVPLPGYLPALRERCRQVGALLILDEIQCGFGRTGSFWAFEQFGVQPDILVCAKGMGGGMPIGAFISSTEIMAGFKTNPILGHCTTFGGHPVSCAASLATLRVIQEENLLAGVHEKAALFRRLLQHPAIRQVRGHGLLMAVEFDSFAVLKPIIDHALAHEGILTDWFLFCDNSLRIAPPLTISEAEIEEGCAALLRAIEAVV
- a CDS encoding tellurite resistance TerB family protein, coding for MFGFFENEQTKKVKSHLMNLAALAKADGHIDEREMSFIVAVGKKNGMRADDVRSIVANSGSVNLVLPDNDSERFDQIFDLVDMMLADGIVDDHEMDFCIGMAEKLGFRKAIVGVLVRKISIGVKDGLPREQIKTESESFLNYNGTHPKGSGL
- the miaA gene encoding tRNA (adenosine(37)-N6)-dimethylallyltransferase MiaA; this encodes MNLLPGLAPPKPTLLVITGPTAVGKTALCVQLAQHYQTDVISADSRQFFRELSIGTAKPTAAEMQGVTHHFIDSHSITEEYNAGRFEVDCLGLLDQLFQQHQVVILTGGSGLYLQAVTEGLDEMPLADLTVRAALQQELAEHGLAPLVAELERLDPVTYARIDRQNHQRVVRALEVTRSTGQPFSSFHTPKVAKERSFQTIKIALSRDREELYQRIDQRVDHMLEAGLLAEATALLPYRHHNALQTVGYQEIFDFLDGLYDWPEAVRLLKRNTRHYAKRQLTWLRRDPQYQWVHPGEVKW